Genomic window (Leptolyngbya sp. CCY15150):
GTGGTGCATCACGCCCCATCAAACCCGAAGAGATGGCTGCCTGCGCTGCTGCTGGTATCGAATATGTTGAAATTCCCGTTGCCTATGATGCCCTCACCGTTGTTGTTAACCCAGCCAACACTTGGGTCACCGAAATGACCGTTGAGCAACTCCAACAAATTTGGGAGCCAGCGGCAGAAGGCGTTATTACAAGCTGGAACCAAATTGATCCAAGCTGGCCCGATCAAGAACTGCTCCTGTTTGGCCCCGGTTCAGATTCTGGAACCTTTGATTACTTCACCGATGAAATTGTGGGAGAAGAAGGAGCAAGCCGGGGAGATTACACAGCTAGCGAAGACGACAATATTTTGGTCGTTGGTGTCCAACAGAATGACGGAGCGATCGGATACTTTGGCTTTTCCTACTACCAAGAAAATCGGTCATCCCTCCGTTCTGTTGCCATTGATTCTGGCAATGGCCCCGTTGCCCCCACGCCTCAAAGTGTCAACAACGGAACCTATACCCCCCTCTCACGCCCGGTGTTCATCTATGTGCGAACCGATGCCCTAGAGCGCCCAGAAGTTGAAGCCTTTGTTAACTACTACATCAGCAGTGCTCCCAGCGTTGTTCCCTTTGTTGGCTACGTCCCGTTATCCGCTGAAGCCTACGAGATGGCTCAAACCTTAGTGGATGAGCGGGTAGCAGGAACGGTCTACCAGCAAGAAACCAGCGGTCAAGACATTGAAATCGTCATGGGCTTAGAACGAACCCTGACCCCGGTGGATTAGGACGCGAATGCTCCTCTAATGTATAGAATTGGGATACACCCCAAACAAAAACTGTCCTAACCAGGATGTTTAGGGATACATCTAGCTATCTTACTTGGGCTGTGGAAGGGGTTTCTACGGAACCTCTTCCACAGCGCCTGCTGTTATGGCAATAGCTATTCTGGTTAGGACTCCTTCTCACAACGCCCATTCCCATTTGCAACTCATTTGGGATTGCTATAGATGAGTTATCTAGGATTGCCCAAGCAAGGGTAAGCAGGATCAAGCCAAAAGGCTAGACGCTTTGCGGAGCGAAGCGTCTAAACAATAAAGAACTCATCCACACGTTCATTGTTGGGGCGGTTTGTGAACCTGCTCCAACTTATTTTCTAGGTAGTCCTTGATTGATAAGGATTTTGGGTGGTGGCAATGCCCACACCACCCAAAATCCTTACGGGAATACCACTACCATTTTCTAAACCATGGCCCCACAAACGCATCCTCTAATCTGGCGGCTTCTGTACCACCCCATGTTTGTGATTTCAGCGGCAGTCCACACCGCTGTACTGGTCATGCCCTTGCCAGAAGAACCGGTTGTTTTGGAAGAACCGGAAACACCAGAAGACATTATTGCTTTAGCAAGTTTATCGGCGTCTCCCCCTCCGGAACCGGAACCGGAGCCAGAACCAGAACCTGAACCACAACCGACACCTGCACCGGAACCCGAACCCCAGTCATCCGCTCCTGCATCCACTACGCCACCCGAAACGGCCAGCGCGGCACCCGATTCGACCGAACCCAGTGAATCACCTGAACCTACCGAATCGCCTGAACCTACTGACCCTACTCCACCGTTTGATCCCACGGTTCCTCGACAGCAGTTTGTCTCGAACTTGGCCAATTTGGATGGCGATGTAACGGCAATGGGGATTGTGCCGCGACCGCAGGATGTGGCCGAACCCGATGCATTTTTTGATGCCAATGGCGATCGCCGGGAAGGAATTAATGAATTTCGTTGGCTTAACGATCGCCGCATTGATGATGTGTATCAGGCGCTAGAGAGCCGGTATCAGCAAGCTGGCATTACCTTTGAACCGGTTGAACCCGGTTATGGCGGCGGTGATCTGTACGCACTCAAAACCGAAGACGGTGAACTCTTCTTTTATCTCAACCTTGCGCCGGCCAGCAGTGGTGGAGTGTCCACCATTTTGGCGGTCTGGTCGTTTAATCCCCTCGATCCCAACGGTGCCTTGTCTGCCCAGCCGTCAACCAATCCCTAGCGATCCCTAACGGAACGATCTATCTCAAGGGAAGGAAAAGTAAAACTCAATCATCGTTTAGACGTCTTGCTGAGCTGGGCGTCTAAACAAGGAAATGCCCTAACCTACAGGGTGATTGTTCTGCCAGAGGGCGATCGCACCCTTAGCTCAGTCTCGGGTTGCGCCACATAAATGGTCGTCATTTGATTTGTCCTCACCTCATTGAAAGCGATCGTCAGAACTGCCCTATTGCCTCCAATCTAGGAATGGCCTTGTGGCGGCGGTGCAGTTCCGATAGTTCTATCGTTGCAGGGGGCGATCGGCGTACAGGTTTGAGTTGTGGCAAGGACGGTATGACTTGGATATGACTTATGTACGGTCGCATATGATCAGAATGGCTAGAATACTGCAACCAGGATCTCTAAACCGTTCTGGGCGATAAATTCCTTGCATTGCAACCCGCTACGAGAAGAAGGCTGAGAATTATCTCGCTATGCTGACTCTAGCTTCTATCATGCTGTGGTCATAGCTTTCAAACAGAACCTAGCGTAATCGCCCATGCTCTAATATTCACAGTATCTCTGGAAATTAAGGTCGGTTGATTAGAATAATAGAGCGATCGCTCTATTGTGGCCAAAAGTTTGGATAAGTCAAGTTGCCCTCAATTGGAGAACTTTTGCATGATCTGGCTCATTCCTAACGCACAACTATTTAGAGGATCGGCGATAGCGGGATGAATACGGCACATGACGCTCTAGGCTAAAGTAGCTGGTGAGTCGAGCCGCAAGCAGTCCAACATTCATGACCATCATTATTTTCCAAAAATTATCCCACTGAGATGTAGACAGCGGCAAAATCAATCCGTGAATGACCCCAATCAGCGCTAGTAGTAAGCTGTTAAACAATAAAAATGACCACCACCGATTAATGGGCCAACCCGGTTTGCGATACCAGGGAAACTGCCCAGCATAGGCGGCTGCACACTGATAATGAAGCGGATGCAGCCCGCGCCCCACAACGACAAGGTTGCGGCGATCGCTAATCACTTCCCCACATTGCTGACACCGAACCACTTTCTGCGGCATCTTCGACTTATCCCTATTGTGTAGACCCATCATAGCTAACGCGATGGTTAGGGAATCGTCTATTAGTGGGACGGCAGATGCCTGTTCCATCATCTTTGGCAAGCATCTTCGACGTATTGCTGAGCATGTTCGAGTGGATGTTGCTTAGATGAGAGATGTACGCACGTTATCGAGCAACTGATCCGCTAGTGATACCGCCCAACAAAAAATTGGAGGTCATGGTCACTAAAGGGCAGGTTCCGACTATCGATCGCCATGATGGGATAGGACAGGTCTCTTTCATCCACCCAATCTTCGGAATCACCGCCTAAATTCCAGGTAAGAAAATGGGGTTTCATGTCCGTTTGTATGGTTTGCCATAGAACCCCGTCATTCGCTACCTAGAACCTTAGGTTTACGACTTAAAATTGCTATAATTTTTACAGGGCAAAGCTTTCAGCTATTCCTCTGGCATAGATCAGTCTTGTATTATTTGTTTACTTAATTTTGGTTGCAGCTCTAGAGCTTAAATCTCGTTTTTATTGTTGTTTATTCATGATTCGATGCATTCCTTAATAAAGGACAAGAGCCCAGGGGGTTTACAATCTATCATTCGTTTATTGATTCGGCTAGAGATTAGGTTTATGTATGATTCAAACCTATAGCGCGATCGCACCGCAATATGTGCAGCTAGCCAAATGCCCAACCGGCATTCAGGGGCTCGACGAGATTACCGATGGGGGGTTGCCTCAGGGCCGCCCTACCTTGGTGTGTGGCTCGGCGGGCTGTGGCAAAACGCTGCTGGCCATGGAGTTTTTGGTGCGGGGCGCAACCCAGTACGGTGAGCCGGGGGTATTTATCGCCTTTGAGGAAACGGCTGAGGAGCTGGCTCAAAATGTGGCCTCTCTGGGGTGGGATATCAATCAACTGATAGCTGATAACCAGATCGCCATTGACTGTTTTTACATTGACCCCAGCGAAATTCAAGAAACCGGCGACTACGATCTAGAGGGCATTTTTATTCGCCTCGGCCTAGCGATCGATCGCATTGGAGCTAAGCGGGTTGTGCTCGACACCATTGAGGTGCTGTTTGCGGGGCTGTCCAATGTAACTATTGTGCGGGCCGAGCTGCGTCGTCTGTTTCACTGGCTCAAGGCCAAAGGGGTGACGGCCATTATCACGGGCGAGCGGGGCGAGAGCAGCCTCACCCGTCAGGGGCTCGAAGAATATGTCTCTGACTGCGTGATTCGCCTCGACCAGCGCACCCACGAAGAACTCTCGACCCGACGGCTGCAAATTATCAAATATCGCGGCTCGCACCACGGCAGCAACGAATATCCATTTCTGATTGATCAAGATGGTCTGTCTGTGCTGCCGATTACCTCGGTGGGGCTCAACCATGCGGTGTCTAGCGATCGCATTCCCACCGGCATTGCCCAGCTCGACACCATGCTGGGTGGCAAGGGCTACTATCGCGGCAGCAGCGTCTTAATGACCGGCATGGCGGGCACCGGCAAGAGCACCCTTGCCGCACATTTTGCCGCCGCCACCTGTCAGCGGGGCGATCGCTGTCTCTATATCGCCTTTGAAGAAGCACCCCAGCAAATTTTGCGCAATATGCGATCGGTGGGGTTAGATCTAGACCCCTATATCCAGCAGGATTTGCTGCACATTCAAGCCCTGCGACCCACCAACCATAGCCTAGAGCAGCACCTAGTGCAGATTCATCGCTGGCTCAGCACCTGGCAACCTACCACCGTGGTGATTGACCCCATTAGCAATCTGACGTCGACCGGCAGCCTGCTGCAAACCAAATCGTTCTTTATGCGGCTGATTGATCACCTCAAGGCGCGGCAAATTACTGTAGTCATGACCAATTTGATCGCTGCCGATATGCCGCTAGAGCATACCGAGATTGGCATCTCATCGCTGATGGATACCTGGCTGGAGGTGCGCTCGGTTGAGCACAATGGGGAACGCAATCGGCTGCTGCAGGTGCTTAAATCTCGCGGTATGGGCCACTCTAACCAGGTGCGTGAGTTTCGCCTTACCAGCCAGGGTATTGAGCTGGTGAGCGTCTATTTGGGACAGGGGCAGGTTTTGGTGGGCACGGCGCGGGCTATCCAAGAGGTCGCCGACGACAAAGCGCGGGTCGAGCGGCAGCAGCAGGTGGCCGCGCGGCGGCGACAGCTCGAACAACAGCGCCAAGCCACTCAGGCTCAGCTGGCTATGCTCCAGCTCCAGATAGAGGCGGAAACCGCTGAGGTTGACCACCTTTTAGAAGAAGAGCGCCTCTACGAAGCCGGGGCGCAGCGCGACCAAGCGACCATCGCCCAGCTGCGTCAGGCTGACTAGCCTTACCCGTTGCGTTTCAACCCTCTGCTGACCCTACTGAAACTATGAGAACCCCTACCATGACGCAAGCGAACCAACCGAACCAGGCGGAACCCGAACTCTGGCAACTGCGCCTGTATGTCGCTGGGCAAACCCCCAAATCGGTGACGGCCTTTGCCAATTTAAAGCGGCTGTGTGAGGAATATATGCCAAATCAGTACCGCATTGAAATTGTTGATCTCTTGCAGCACCCAGAGCTGGCTCAGCAAGACAAAATTTTGGCGATTCCTACCCTAGTGCGGCGACTGCCTCCCCCAATTCGGCAAATTATTGGCGATTTATCTAACCAAGAGAAAGTCATTGTGGGGCTTGACATTCGGTCAGGAGGAAACAAAGCAGCTATGGATAGTAGCAACCCTTAAACGTGACCACTCAACGTGAATGTTATGGTAAATGACTTGCCCCAAGACCCCATGAACAAGCTGCTCCCAGACCAGGCTGTGTTGCCCGAAGAAAGCGCCGCCCTAACGGCTAGTTTTGAGCAGGCGATCGCCCATGATGAACAGCAACACTACCTCCTGCGGTTGTTTGTGGCTGGTGCTACCCCGCGATCGATTCAGGCCCTAGAACGGCTCAAATCTCTTTGTGAAACCCATTTGCAAGGGCGCTATGAGCTAGAGGTCATTGATATCTACCAGGCACCGTCGGCACTCGGAGCCGATAATATCGTGGCGATTCCCACGCTGGTCAAACAGTTGCCATTGCCCCTGCGACACATTGTGGGCGACCTGTCTGACACCGAAAAAGTCTTGAAGGGCTTAGACCTGATCCCGAAGGAGTGACGATTGGGGAAGGGCTAAGCCTGCCATCACCTCAACTAAAATGGGAAGGGCTAAGCCTGTCATCACCCCAACTAAAACACGTTCTGTGGGTTAACCTATGGGCAATGAACGAGATAGTGATAAAACCAAAGCCGAGCTGTTAGCCGAAATTCAGTCCCTACGCGATCGCCTGACCGCCAGCGAAGATACTCTGCGCGCGATCCAGAGTGGCGAAGTCGATGCGCTAGTGGTTTCAACCCCAGACGGGCCCCGCATTTTTACCCTGCAAACCGCTGACCAATCCTATCGGCTGTTGGTCGAAGAAATGCAGCAGGGCGCAGCTATTTTATCGGCTGAAGGGTTGATCTTATACGGCAATCAAAGCCTGGCCGATTTGTTAGAGCGGCCCCTAGAGCAACTGATCGGCGCTCATTTTCAGCAGTTTCTATCGCTGCAAGACAGCCTGCTGTTTCAATCGCGAACCGGAGCAGCGGCCCAGAAGGAAAACGATACCCTGGAGCTATTTCTGATTTCCTCCAGTGCCGTTGAAATTCCGGTCTATATTACGATCAGCTCACTCAACATGAATGAAACGTTGATGACCTGTCTGGTCATTACCGACCTCACCCAACAAAAACGTCACGAAGAGACCTTGGCGGCGGAGCGGCTATCTCGGTTCATCCTAGAGCAGGCGGGTGAGGCTATCCTAGTCTGCGATGCGGATGGCATCATTATTCGGGCGAGTCAGGTGGCCTGTGAACTCTGGGGGCAAAAACTGCTCGGGCAACCCTTTGATCGATTGGGCCTTGTGCCTGCTGCGGCTCCATCGATGTCCCCAGAGGACCAAGACACTACCCCGGTTGAACCTGGCGCGGGGGCTCAGGCTCCCTTTGCGCTTGCCACTATCCTGGGGGGCGATCGCATTCAAGGGCTTGAGGTCGAGCTACAAGCTCCGCAGGGGCAGCACTTAAGTTTCATTCTCAGCGCTCACCCCCTGGCGGATGTAGACAACCAACGGCTCGGGGCGGTGGTGCTGTTGACTGATATTAGCGCTCGTCAACGCTTTGAGGCCAGTCTAAAGTCGCAACAGGAGCAGTTGCAGGAGCAGTTGGTCGAGATTGAAACCATCTATCAGTCGGCCCCCATTGGCCTCAACGTGCTAGATCGGGAGCTGCGCTTTGTGCGAGTTAACCAAAAGTTGGCGGAAATGAATGGGCTATCGATAGAGGCGCATCTGGGCCGCACTATTCGAGAGCTGTTGCCCAACTTGGCTGACCAGGCCGAAGCGATGCTGCGCCCGATTTTAGAAACGGGTGAACCGCTGCTGAACATAGAAATCAGCGGCGATACCCCGGCTCAGCCCGGGGTGCAGCGTACCTGGGTCGAGAGTTTCTGGCCCCTCAAAGATGGCGATCGCATCATTGGCATCAGCACTGTCTGCGAAGAGGTGACCGAGCGCAAACGCCTTGAAGTTGAGCGTCAACGGGCTCTAGTAGACCTACGTCAGGCTAAGGCCGAGCTTGAGCAGCGGGTGGACGAGCGCACCACCGAGCTGCGCCGGCTCAATGATGATTTGCAGCAGAGTGAATCAACCCTGCGCAGCTTTTTTGACAGTGCCCCTATGCCCATGGGCATTGTCGAGCTGCACCACAGCGATATTTTGCACCTGTCTGACAATGGGGCCGCTGCCGAGTTTTTTGGCACCACTTCCCAGGCCATGCGACATCGGTTGTCTAGCGACTTGGGGGTGCCTGCAGCCACCATCGAGCGCTGGATCACTTACTACCGCGAGGCCGAGCGCACCCAGGCCCCGGTGCGGTTTGAGTACCATCAGAGCGAGCTTGAGGGGGGGCGTTGGCTGTCGGGGAGCGTCTGCCCGATTGCGGTAAGCTCCAGCGGGCGATCGCAGTTTTCGTACATTGTCGAAGACATTACCGATCGCAAGCAGGCTGAGGAGATCCTGTCCCGCCGCGAAGAACAACTGCGGCTCACCATTGACTTTACCCACATTGGCACCTGGGACTGGGATCTTCGTCAGGATACCGTGATCTGGAATGACAACCACTTTAAGCTGCTGGGCCTCGACCCTCCCACCACTGCCGATCCCTACCAAAGCTGGCGCAGCGCCATTCACCCCGATGATTTAGCTCGTGTGGAGCAGGCTCTGCAAGATGCTCTACACCAGCACACCGATTACGAAACCGAGTACCGGGTGTTTCACCCCGACGGTACCCTGCGGTGGCTGGTGGGCCGAGGGCGCGGCCTGTATGACGCAGACCAACAGCCGATTCGCATGTTAGGGGTGATTATTGACATTAGCGATCGCAAAAAGGCCGAGCAAATTCAAGAATTTCAGGCGGTCATTACCCGCAACATGGCCGAGGGTGTTTGCGTGGTCAGGGCCGACAATGGCATCATTGCCTATGCCAACCGCAAGTTTGAGCAAATGTTTGGCTACGAACCCGGTGAGCTAGATGGGCAACATGTGTCGGTTGTCAATTATGCCACCGACACCGTCAGTGCTGAAGCCGTCAACCAAGTCATTCGTCGGGCAGTTTTAGACAACCAAGAGGTCACCTACGAGGTGTACAACGTCAAAAAAGACGGCACGCCATTTTGGTGTAGTGCCACCACCACAATCTTTGCTCACGCGGAATATGGCACAGTCATGGTGGCCGTGCAGCAAGACATTAGCGATCGCAAAGAGTCTGAGGCCAAGCTTCAGGCTTCGCTCAAAGAAAAAGAGCTGCTGCTCAAAGAGATCTATCACCGCGTCAAAAATAATCTCCAAGTGATCTACAGCCTGCTCAACCTCCAGTCTCGCAACGTGTCTGACCCGGCGGCTCTATCGGTACTGCGCGATAGCCAAAGCCGGATCAGGGCCATGGCCCTAGTGCACGAAAAGCTCTACAAATCCCCAGACTTAGCCCGCATCGATCTGGCCGACTACATCCAAAGTCTGGCCTATAGCCTGCTCGAAACCTATCGCGCTAGCGGCCACCACATCACCCTGCGGCTAGAGATTGAACCCTATAGTTTAGACATTGAAACTGCCCTGCCCTGCGGCCTCATGCTCACCGAGCTGATGTCCAATTCGCTTAAATACGCCTTTCCTGGCGGGAGATCTGGCGAAATTGCCATCCTCTTATCGGTGAGCCCCGAGCACCAAATTTCTCTGCGGGTACAAGACAACGGGGTGGGCCTACCCGACGACTTTGATTTGCAGCATATGTCGTCTTTGGGGCTGAGTCTGGTGCAAAATCTATCTAAACAGATTAAAGGGAGTGTCGTCGTTTCGCCCCAACCCGTCGGCTCTGCCTTTCACATCACCTTTCCTGTGTAGGTTCCTATGGAAAAAAAGACCATTCTGGTCGTAGAAGATGAAGTTGTAATTGCCATGGATCTCCAGGCGACCCTGATTGAGCTAGGCTACGGTGTGCCTGAGATTGTCACTTCGGGCGAGGCGGCTATTCAAACCGCCCTGGCGCTGCGCCCCGATCTGATCTTGATGGATATTCACCTGAATGAGTCTCTAGACGGCATTGATGCCGCTACTGAAATCACTAAAACCCTGGATATTCCAATTATTTATTTGACCGCCTACGCCGATGAAGAAACCCTTAAACGGGCCAGCCTGACTACCCCCTTTGGCTACATTCTCAAACCCTTTGAGGCCCGAGAGCTGAGCGCCAATATTGAAATTGCCATCTATAAACACCAGCTCGATCAAACCATTAAAGAAAATCGCCGCTGGCTGCTTGCCGTGCTCAACAGCATCAGCGAAGGCATCGCCGCCAGCGACACCAATGGCCTGATTAAGTTTATCAACCCGGTGGCCGAGGCTCTCACCGGCTGGTCGCAAGCCGAGGCCGTGGGGCGATCGCCCGCCGAGGTGTTTCATTTTATTGACGAGGTCACCCGCAAGCTGATCGACAACCCGCTGCTAAAATCCCTAGAAGAAGATAGGGTCGTATCTCGACAAGAGCTCGTGCTGCTGCGCGCTAGAATGGGAACCGAAACCCCCGTCGTAGACAGTAGTGCCCCCATCTACAACGACCGAGGCCGGGCCGAGGGTGCAGTTATGGTGGTGCGCGACAGCACCGAACAGCGCCGCATGGAAGCGCATCTCGCGCACATCGCTCTACACGATGACCTCACCCAGTTGCCCAACCGCACCCTGTTTTTAGACCGTCTGCAGCAGGCGATCGATCGACACCAGCGATCGCCTGCTGTTAGCTTCGTGGTCATGCTGCTCGATCTCGATCGCTTCAAAACCATCAACGACACCCTTGGGCACCTGCTCGGCGATCAGCTCCTGATCGACGTGGCCCAACGATTGCAGACCTGTCTGCGCGCTATGGATACCGTGGCCCGCATTGGTGGCGACGAATTTGCCATCCTGCTAGACGATGTGACCGATGTGACTATGTCCTGCCGCACCGCTGAGCGCATCTTAGACGAACTAAAAAAGCCCTTCACCATGAGCGATCGCGAGCTCGTAGTCACAGCCAGCATTGGCATTGTGATGAGTTCAATCCCCTACGAAGAGCCCGCCGATCTACTGCGTAATGCCGATATCGCCATGTACCGGGTCAAGGCGCGGGGGCGGGGCGACTACGAATTGTTCGATACGGTCATGCACATTCAGGCCCGAGAGATGATGGAGCGCGAGCATGACCTGCGCTATGCCATTACCCACAACGAACTCCAGGTGCATTACCAGCCCATTGTCTCGCTGGCCACCCACGAGGTCACTAGCCTCGAAGCCCTAGTGCGCTGGCAAAAGCCCAGCGGAACGATGGTACATCCTGACCAGTTCATTCACCTGGCTGAAGAGATAGGGATCATCACCACCATCGACCAATGGGTGTTGCGCCAAGCCTGCCTACAGATGCAAACCTGGCAACAGCGAGGGCTTGGGAACTGGGTTTGGGCCGAGGGTCGCCTGGTGCAAGTCAACCGCCCCATTCCACCCCTGACGATGTCCATCAACGTCAACCTGTCGAGCAAACACTTTGCCCAAAAAAATTTGGTAGATACCGTTGCCGGTATCTTGCAAGACACGGGGCTGAGCGGCCACTATTTAAAGCTAGAAATTACCGAAAGCGTGTTGATTGAAAACGCCAAAGAGGCAACCGCCATAATCAAGCGGCTTAAGCAGCTCAATGTCCAAATCTGCCTAGATGATTTTGGCACCGGCTATTCGTCGTTTAGCTATCTCCACCAGTTCCCGATCGATATCGTCAAAATCGATCGTTCCTTTGTGCAAGACATTGATACTAACCCCGAACAGCTAGAAATTGTACGCGCCATGATCGGTCTTTGCCATACCCTGGGCATGGCTGTTACCGCCGAGGGCATCGAAACCTCCCAACAGCTCGATATTCTGCAGGAGATGGGCTGTGAATATGGGCAGGGGTACCTCTTCTCAAGGGCAGTCGATGGCGCTAGCCTGACTTAAGGGCTGGAGTTTTCCCTGGATAATAACCATCTTGGGTTTCCCGCTTACGGTTTGGGAAATACTTTCCAGGGCTAATGGAATCTGGAAGATCATGAGCCAAATTGCCACGACTAGGCAACGGCTAGAGATGTTGGACTGGTATCATTCGCCGAGAGGTTATCGGTTAGACTTTGAGGCTGTCGGCGGCGGGTGGTTGGGAACG
Coding sequences:
- a CDS encoding PAS domain S-box protein — encoded protein: MGNERDSDKTKAELLAEIQSLRDRLTASEDTLRAIQSGEVDALVVSTPDGPRIFTLQTADQSYRLLVEEMQQGAAILSAEGLILYGNQSLADLLERPLEQLIGAHFQQFLSLQDSLLFQSRTGAAAQKENDTLELFLISSSAVEIPVYITISSLNMNETLMTCLVITDLTQQKRHEETLAAERLSRFILEQAGEAILVCDADGIIIRASQVACELWGQKLLGQPFDRLGLVPAAAPSMSPEDQDTTPVEPGAGAQAPFALATILGGDRIQGLEVELQAPQGQHLSFILSAHPLADVDNQRLGAVVLLTDISARQRFEASLKSQQEQLQEQLVEIETIYQSAPIGLNVLDRELRFVRVNQKLAEMNGLSIEAHLGRTIRELLPNLADQAEAMLRPILETGEPLLNIEISGDTPAQPGVQRTWVESFWPLKDGDRIIGISTVCEEVTERKRLEVERQRALVDLRQAKAELEQRVDERTTELRRLNDDLQQSESTLRSFFDSAPMPMGIVELHHSDILHLSDNGAAAEFFGTTSQAMRHRLSSDLGVPAATIERWITYYREAERTQAPVRFEYHQSELEGGRWLSGSVCPIAVSSSGRSQFSYIVEDITDRKQAEEILSRREEQLRLTIDFTHIGTWDWDLRQDTVIWNDNHFKLLGLDPPTTADPYQSWRSAIHPDDLARVEQALQDALHQHTDYETEYRVFHPDGTLRWLVGRGRGLYDADQQPIRMLGVIIDISDRKKAEQIQEFQAVITRNMAEGVCVVRADNGIIAYANRKFEQMFGYEPGELDGQHVSVVNYATDTVSAEAVNQVIRRAVLDNQEVTYEVYNVKKDGTPFWCSATTTIFAHAEYGTVMVAVQQDISDRKESEAKLQASLKEKELLLKEIYHRVKNNLQVIYSLLNLQSRNVSDPAALSVLRDSQSRIRAMALVHEKLYKSPDLARIDLADYIQSLAYSLLETYRASGHHITLRLEIEPYSLDIETALPCGLMLTELMSNSLKYAFPGGRSGEIAILLSVSPEHQISLRVQDNGVGLPDDFDLQHMSSLGLSLVQNLSKQIKGSVVVSPQPVGSAFHITFPV
- a CDS encoding GGDEF domain-containing response regulator, whose translation is MEKKTILVVEDEVVIAMDLQATLIELGYGVPEIVTSGEAAIQTALALRPDLILMDIHLNESLDGIDAATEITKTLDIPIIYLTAYADEETLKRASLTTPFGYILKPFEARELSANIEIAIYKHQLDQTIKENRRWLLAVLNSISEGIAASDTNGLIKFINPVAEALTGWSQAEAVGRSPAEVFHFIDEVTRKLIDNPLLKSLEEDRVVSRQELVLLRARMGTETPVVDSSAPIYNDRGRAEGAVMVVRDSTEQRRMEAHLAHIALHDDLTQLPNRTLFLDRLQQAIDRHQRSPAVSFVVMLLDLDRFKTINDTLGHLLGDQLLIDVAQRLQTCLRAMDTVARIGGDEFAILLDDVTDVTMSCRTAERILDELKKPFTMSDRELVVTASIGIVMSSIPYEEPADLLRNADIAMYRVKARGRGDYELFDTVMHIQAREMMEREHDLRYAITHNELQVHYQPIVSLATHEVTSLEALVRWQKPSGTMVHPDQFIHLAEEIGIITTIDQWVLRQACLQMQTWQQRGLGNWVWAEGRLVQVNRPIPPLTMSINVNLSSKHFAQKNLVDTVAGILQDTGLSGHYLKLEITESVLIENAKEATAIIKRLKQLNVQICLDDFGTGYSSFSYLHQFPIDIVKIDRSFVQDIDTNPEQLEIVRAMIGLCHTLGMAVTAEGIETSQQLDILQEMGCEYGQGYLFSRAVDGASLT
- a CDS encoding PstS family phosphate ABC transporter substrate-binding protein; this encodes MVVNSQRSKTNRFIATMAATALTTLGLTSLTAIAQVPLIQLDGSSTVYPISEAMAEEFMSTYDANVVVGVSGTGGGFAKFCGGEIDISGASRPIKPEEMAACAAAGIEYVEIPVAYDALTVVVNPANTWVTEMTVEQLQQIWEPAAEGVITSWNQIDPSWPDQELLLFGPGSDSGTFDYFTDEIVGEEGASRGDYTASEDDNILVVGVQQNDGAIGYFGFSYYQENRSSLRSVAIDSGNGPVAPTPQSVNNGTYTPLSRPVFIYVRTDALERPEVEAFVNYYISSAPSVVPFVGYVPLSAEAYEMAQTLVDERVAGTVYQQETSGQDIEIVMGLERTLTPVD
- the kaiC gene encoding circadian clock protein KaiC, whose translation is MIQTYSAIAPQYVQLAKCPTGIQGLDEITDGGLPQGRPTLVCGSAGCGKTLLAMEFLVRGATQYGEPGVFIAFEETAEELAQNVASLGWDINQLIADNQIAIDCFYIDPSEIQETGDYDLEGIFIRLGLAIDRIGAKRVVLDTIEVLFAGLSNVTIVRAELRRLFHWLKAKGVTAIITGERGESSLTRQGLEEYVSDCVIRLDQRTHEELSTRRLQIIKYRGSHHGSNEYPFLIDQDGLSVLPITSVGLNHAVSSDRIPTGIAQLDTMLGGKGYYRGSSVLMTGMAGTGKSTLAAHFAAATCQRGDRCLYIAFEEAPQQILRNMRSVGLDLDPYIQQDLLHIQALRPTNHSLEQHLVQIHRWLSTWQPTTVVIDPISNLTSTGSLLQTKSFFMRLIDHLKARQITVVMTNLIAADMPLEHTEIGISSLMDTWLEVRSVEHNGERNRLLQVLKSRGMGHSNQVREFRLTSQGIELVSVYLGQGQVLVGTARAIQEVADDKARVERQQQVAARRRQLEQQRQATQAQLAMLQLQIEAETAEVDHLLEEERLYEAGAQRDQATIAQLRQAD
- a CDS encoding circadian clock KaiB family protein, which gives rise to MTQANQPNQAEPELWQLRLYVAGQTPKSVTAFANLKRLCEEYMPNQYRIEIVDLLQHPELAQQDKILAIPTLVRRLPPPIRQIIGDLSNQEKVIVGLDIRSGGNKAAMDSSNP
- a CDS encoding circadian clock KaiB family protein → MNKLLPDQAVLPEESAALTASFEQAIAHDEQQHYLLRLFVAGATPRSIQALERLKSLCETHLQGRYELEVIDIYQAPSALGADNIVAIPTLVKQLPLPLRHIVGDLSDTEKVLKGLDLIPKE